In Lacrimispora indolis DSM 755, a genomic segment contains:
- the smpB gene encoding SsrA-binding protein SmpB, with protein sequence MGKESFKLIANNKKAYHDYFIDEKYEAGIELAGTEVKSIRMGKCSVKESFVRIDKGEVYVCGMNISPYEKGNIFNKDPLRVRKLLLHKAEIGKLDAKIAQKGYTLVPLQVYFKGSLVKVEIGLARGKKLYDKREDIAKKDQKRELERDFKVRNL encoded by the coding sequence ATGGGGAAAGAAAGTTTCAAATTAATTGCCAACAACAAAAAGGCATATCACGATTATTTTATTGATGAAAAATATGAGGCCGGCATTGAACTGGCCGGAACGGAAGTAAAATCCATCCGCATGGGCAAATGCAGTGTTAAGGAATCCTTTGTCAGGATCGACAAAGGAGAAGTTTATGTCTGTGGAATGAATATCAGCCCATATGAAAAAGGGAATATCTTTAACAAAGACCCTTTAAGGGTCAGAAAGCTGCTGCTTCACAAGGCCGAGATCGGAAAACTGGATGCAAAGATTGCTCAGAAGGGGTATACCCTGGTTCCGCTTCAGGTATATTTTAAGGGAAGCCTGGTAAAGGTGGAAATTGGCCTTGCCAGAGGTAAAAAACTATATGATAAGAGAGAAGACATTGCTAAAAAGGATCAAAAAAGGGAATTGGAAAGAGACTTTAAGGTGAGGAATCTTTAG
- a CDS encoding BMP family ABC transporter substrate-binding protein: protein MALYDYVGALRRGRRQYQASVSKGEYPYLPVLDEILSYTDIVSEVSLGIMDIPLEKVVGTKTEGRTSAFASNFMPLLSEKSEFGAKWAYLYDRQIEEGIHDPIVAYEFMNQYYVQEGNKRVSVLKYVGAFSISASVTRLIPKRNDNLDNRLYYEFLDFYQVSFNCDVWFSKEGSYDKLIKAMNKNTGELWSEDDRIVFKSAYDRFSKAFHAFGGDDYDMTCSDAFLIYVELLGYDEVKDRIEGQIKKDLVKIKDELLLASRGNKIALVEQPDEIEEASDSSPLKLINWLRPFQTIEPHMLKIAFIHAKTAETSSWTYGHELGRMHLEQAFDGAIQTTAFFNADSEPEIAGAIEMAIAARCNVIFTTASQMINLSVKTAIDHPEVTVFNCSVNMSYSSICTYYGRMYESKFLMGALAASMSQDEKIGYIADYPIYGNIANINAFALGARMINPYAKVYLEWSRVRDREPQAEFGKEGITFISGDDMITPQTPSREYGLYQKNPDGRLKNLATPIWHWGKFYERIVNIICRGDFDRKEMKGKQAINYWWGMSADVIDVICSKNLPHGTSRLIAFLRNSIRAGSFQPFEGIIYSQDGKIQCKENASLTPEEITTMNWLTENVVGQIPAFDELTEEARSLVRLQGQTIYENTDMEEQREDPGTV, encoded by the coding sequence ATGGCATTATATGATTATGTGGGGGCATTAAGGCGGGGCCGCAGACAATATCAGGCTTCCGTATCAAAGGGAGAATATCCGTATCTGCCGGTCCTTGATGAAATACTGTCCTATACGGATATTGTTTCTGAAGTGAGCTTGGGGATCATGGATATTCCTCTGGAAAAGGTGGTAGGTACAAAAACAGAGGGACGCACCAGCGCCTTTGCCAGTAATTTTATGCCCCTTTTGTCGGAAAAATCGGAATTTGGAGCGAAATGGGCATATTTGTATGACCGTCAGATTGAAGAGGGAATCCATGATCCAATTGTAGCCTATGAATTTATGAACCAGTATTACGTTCAGGAAGGCAATAAAAGGGTCAGTGTTTTAAAATATGTAGGTGCTTTCAGCATTTCAGCCTCTGTCACCCGCCTGATTCCAAAACGGAACGATAATCTGGACAACAGGCTTTACTACGAATTTCTGGATTTCTATCAGGTATCCTTTAACTGCGACGTGTGGTTCAGCAAAGAAGGAAGCTATGATAAACTGATCAAAGCCATGAATAAGAATACGGGAGAGCTTTGGAGTGAGGATGACAGAATCGTTTTTAAATCCGCCTATGACCGTTTTTCCAAAGCATTTCATGCCTTTGGCGGTGATGATTATGATATGACATGTTCCGATGCTTTTCTCATCTATGTGGAGTTGTTGGGATATGATGAGGTAAAGGACAGGATCGAGGGACAAATAAAAAAAGATCTGGTCAAGATAAAGGATGAACTTCTTCTGGCTTCCAGAGGCAATAAGATTGCTTTGGTGGAACAGCCGGATGAAATCGAAGAAGCATCAGATAGCAGTCCTCTTAAGCTCATCAACTGGCTGCGCCCGTTCCAGACCATTGAACCTCATATGCTGAAGATCGCTTTTATCCATGCAAAAACAGCGGAAACTTCAAGCTGGACATATGGCCATGAGCTGGGCCGGATGCATCTGGAGCAGGCTTTTGACGGCGCCATACAGACCACAGCCTTTTTTAACGCAGATTCCGAACCTGAGATCGCAGGCGCCATTGAAATGGCTATTGCTGCCAGGTGCAACGTGATATTCACCACTGCCTCCCAGATGATTAATTTAAGTGTGAAAACCGCAATCGATCATCCGGAGGTAACGGTTTTCAACTGTTCCGTTAATATGTCCTATTCTTCCATCTGCACTTACTATGGAAGGATGTATGAATCGAAATTTCTCATGGGCGCACTGGCGGCTTCCATGTCCCAGGATGAGAAGATCGGATATATTGCTGATTATCCCATTTACGGCAACATCGCAAACATCAATGCATTTGCCCTGGGAGCAAGGATGATCAATCCATATGCCAAGGTGTACTTAGAATGGTCAAGGGTGAGAGACAGGGAGCCCCAGGCAGAGTTTGGAAAAGAGGGAATCACCTTTATTTCAGGGGATGATATGATAACTCCCCAGACACCCTCCAGGGAATATGGGCTTTACCAGAAGAATCCGGATGGACGACTTAAAAACCTGGCCACACCCATCTGGCATTGGGGCAAATTCTATGAAAGAATTGTCAACATCATATGCCGTGGGGATTTTGACCGGAAGGAAATGAAGGGAAAGCAGGCAATAAATTACTGGTGGGGAATGTCGGCAGACGTGATCGATGTCATCTGCTCCAAAAATCTGCCTCACGGTACCAGCCGGCTGATCGCATTTTTAAGAAATTCCATACGGGCAGGAAGCTTCCAGCCTTTTGAAGGAATCATTTATTCTCAGGATGGGAAGATCCAGTGTAAGGAAAACGCTAGTCTTACTCCTGAGGAAATAACCACCATGAACTGGCTGACAGAAAATGTGGTTGGACAGATTCCGGCATTTGACGAGCTTACGGAGGAAGCTCGGTCTCTGGTACGTCTCCAGGGACAGACAATATACGAAAATACGGATATGGAGGAACAGCGTGAAGATCCTGGTACTGTCTGA
- a CDS encoding metallophosphoesterase family protein translates to MKILVLSDHESKSLYEYYSPEKLKDIDLIISCGDLRANYLTFFATFSHAPVFYVRGNHDGRYEECPPEGCTCIEDDIVTFQGIRIMGLGGSMQYIPGSPNQYTERGMERRIKKLWWKLKKNKGFDILVTHAPAYQLNDLPDLPHQGFSCFKTLMDKYCPKYFLHGHVHANYGKCFKREDQYGCTTVVNAYEYYIIEYPENL, encoded by the coding sequence GTGAAGATCCTGGTACTGTCTGATCATGAGTCAAAATCACTCTATGAATATTATTCGCCGGAAAAATTGAAGGACATTGATTTGATCATTTCCTGCGGTGATTTAAGGGCGAATTACCTTACATTTTTTGCTACATTTTCCCATGCCCCGGTCTTTTATGTCAGGGGAAACCATGATGGAAGGTATGAGGAGTGTCCTCCTGAGGGCTGTACCTGCATTGAGGATGATATTGTGACCTTTCAAGGAATCCGGATAATGGGGCTGGGCGGTTCCATGCAATACATTCCCGGCTCGCCAAACCAGTACACGGAACGGGGGATGGAACGGAGGATCAAAAAACTGTGGTGGAAGCTTAAGAAAAACAAAGGCTTTGATATTTTGGTCACCCATGCCCCGGCATATCAGCTCAACGATCTGCCGGACCTGCCTCATCAGGGATTTTCCTGTTTTAAGACATTAATGGACAAGTATTGTCCCAAATACTTTCTTCATGGACACGTCCATGCCAATTATGGTAAGTGCTTTAAGAGAGAAGACCAGTATGGCTGTACAACAGTTGTCAATGCATATGAATATTATATTATCGAGTACCCGGAAAATCTGTAA
- a CDS encoding cation diffusion facilitator family transporter, whose amino-acid sequence MERIFKRKRERDPRGIAMHVSMVTIVINLFLSVFKLAAGILANSGAMISDGVHSASDVLSTIVVIIGVNIAGKKSDKEHPYGHDRMECVAAIILSAMLMATGMVIGISGVKKIAAGNGEEAVIPGLLALFAAVMSIAVKEWMYWYTRAAAKKIHSGAVMADAWHHRSDALSSVGAMIGIAGARLGYPVLDSLASGVICIFIGKAAIDVFRDAMDKMVDKACDDETVQKMKESAMAVMGVKQIDDIRTRMFGAKVYVDIEIAAEGNLVLVESHEIAENVHLSIEKHFPDVKHCMVHVNPLPETEIQQNDQRCL is encoded by the coding sequence ATGGAACGGATTTTTAAAAGGAAAAGGGAAAGAGATCCGAGAGGCATTGCCATGCACGTATCAATGGTCACCATTGTGATCAATCTGTTTCTTTCGGTGTTTAAGCTGGCGGCCGGCATCCTGGCCAACTCCGGAGCTATGATTTCCGATGGGGTACATTCGGCATCCGATGTATTAAGCACAATTGTGGTCATCATAGGGGTAAACATAGCCGGTAAAAAGTCAGATAAGGAGCATCCATACGGCCATGACCGTATGGAATGTGTGGCGGCCATTATCCTGTCAGCTATGCTCATGGCTACGGGAATGGTTATTGGAATAAGCGGAGTGAAGAAGATCGCGGCGGGAAATGGGGAAGAAGCCGTTATTCCGGGACTGTTGGCATTGTTTGCCGCAGTTATGTCCATAGCTGTAAAGGAATGGATGTACTGGTACACAAGGGCGGCGGCAAAGAAGATACATTCAGGCGCAGTCATGGCGGATGCCTGGCATCACCGCTCCGACGCTCTGTCTTCCGTGGGAGCCATGATCGGCATTGCCGGAGCAAGACTAGGCTATCCGGTTCTGGACTCTTTGGCCAGTGGGGTCATCTGTATTTTTATCGGCAAGGCAGCCATCGATGTTTTTCGGGATGCAATGGATAAGATGGTGGATAAAGCCTGCGATGATGAAACGGTCCAGAAAATGAAGGAATCTGCCATGGCGGTCATGGGAGTGAAGCAGATTGATGATATCAGGACCAGGATGTTCGGCGCTAAAGTGTATGTGGACATTGAGATCGCTGCCGAGGGGAACCTGGTTCTTGTGGAATCCCATGAAATCGCAGAGAACGTCCATCTGTCCATTGAGAAGCATTTTCCCGATGTAAAGCACTGCATGGTACATGTGAATCCATTACCTGAAACTGAAATTCAGCAAAATGATCAAAGGTGCTTGTAG